The genomic stretch TCATtagtttattttgatttttgtgcAAAGATAAGAACTATATATTTACCCTAATGTAATGAAgttatttgtttaaaatgtttttgcttGCCCAGAAAATTGTTTTGGGGCAAAATAGTCGAAATGGTTAAAATTAtggattttaaacttttcttgGGATTggattattaattattttcctGATGTTTTATTAGGTCATTGGAagttttgcatgtttttttaaaaaaaggctgatAAAATATAGCAGCAGTTAGCAATAGTTGTGTAAAAGTATGACACGTATATGCTGAAAGTGATAATCATTGTACTCTTACAAGTTTTTTAACATCATCTTTGAATGCTTACACATTCTTAGGGAGGAGAATGCAAAAGAAGAATTGGAAGAAGTGAAttgtgatgatgatgacgaagaCACAGGTTTTTGGTTAATTTATTTTCCTGTCTAGCATGTTGTTCTAGGTCTAAGTTAATTATTTTAGCCAATTTAAAAACCGGAGATTTTGTAATCAAAAACTTATAATTGCACCTATAATCATAGTATTTACCTCCTTCAAGTATATTTTGTTAGtattagaaaacatttttatgggtatgcataaaaatgaataaacttttttccctGCATGATTTGGAAAAAAGGAATTATTTTGCTTTACAATACCAGTTGTTCATTACTTGTTTGTTAGATATGCACAAATTTCAGCTAACAGGATGACACCTGCAATAAATAGGTGTAATAGAAAAGAGTCAAAAATAGTCAAGTTATCACATACCGTAATGATCTGATtaagcgcccagcattttttaagcgccCCCTCAAATAAACGTGCAGGTAAATTCCTCAAAGTTTTATAAGCTCccagctcttattaagcgcccccccccccccttaaatAAGCGCCCACCTGATAAAAGGGGCGGGTGCTTATTCGAATACTACCTTGAGAAACTAGgcgcttatttgaaaattttactttgtTATATTGagtataaaaaaacacatattttATGTTTTGAACATCTTTTCAATATTACACTAATAGGGAATTTCTATACAATCCTTTCTATGTTTCTATGTCTCAAAACCCTAGAAAGACTAAACTTCATTTTGTTACatcttttgttcagttttattttttaggaaaaaaaacagATTGAAAATTACCGTTGTctttaatttgtacaaaattaggaaaaatttataagcgcccagcattttttaagctTCCCCCTCACAAGCGCCcatgcaaaaaatcaaaaaaattacaaagtgcttATTTGGATCATTACGGTAGTTTTGTCAATTGGCATtgttaaatcaattttttaaattaaattttattaaataaagttttttctttcGTTTGCAAACAACACATTTTCATcacatcacattttttaagaacGAAGTGTAAAACTAATATTGTGGAGCTGACACATCTGCCTACcaagcatttttttatatgaacaACCCATAAAGCTGGTTTCATCATTTTCCACAAGGTATACATTGTCTTGTTTTGTTTAGAGAAAAAAACTGCTGAACAAACGATATGGAACGTGCAAACAACTGCTCCATCAACACACCATACAGGTAACATGTTGAgtaataaaaatgaattttatttcAATCAACACAACAAGAGTGATTGCGTCTTCTATGTGGAAGTTTAGTTGTTTTGAGCAATGGAGGCAAGAAAATTATAACACTTAGGTGTTGTATTCTTTAGAATAGGGAAGACACATATTAGCACTATTACGCCATTCTTCAGCCTGCAAGGTACATAATCTTCTGTGGATAATGTAGGCCCAACCAGCATGTGGCAGGTTGTGTAAGTGTGATACCAAAATGAAAATTTGGTGACGTTTGTATAGAAAGTCAGGTGAAGAGAGGTTTGAGTAACAATATTGAGTGTTAAAAGTAAGAGATATAAGCTGGCTTGGATACTATGTAGTTTGGTTACAGTGTGGTAGATATTATTGTTgtgaaataaaagaaagaagaacGTAGGTAACGACATTGCTGCTGTGTTGTTGTGAACAGGTGTCATACAGATCCTGGAAAATCcagaaaattatttgtttaagtCAGGTGAGGCCTTGAATAGCCTGGGATTTTTTTTCATAGTCAGGGAAAGCTCAGATAATTCTGTTATTTGCTGTTGTGTAAAATTTTGTTCAGAGCACTGTTTCTGATTTTATATTTGTCATagagaaaattatttataacagTCATGGAAATCTTTCATCCTTCAcatttttaaatcttatttctgttaaaaaattcagtttctcgCGTTAAAATTTTTGCATAATGGCAATATGTATGTATTTTGCACTTTGTATAAATTTTCGCGCAATTTTAACTTAATTGTAAATATAAATGCGTTTCTTTATGTAAACTGTACAATTATATTTTCGCGCGTATTAATGTTCGCGCAAAATGTTTACACATAATTTTAGTATTAAATTTTGTGCAAAAACCAATATTTTTGTGCAAATACGCGAGAACgatctttaaaaataattcttaaaaGTGATCAGGGAAAAGGAATTAAGAAAAAGTAGGGAAATTTTATTTGGACACTTTTGAAATGAACTATATGATATATTCAAGGAATTTCACAGTTCTCTCAATTTATACCCCATAATGGCGTCTGAGtaactaaaagttttttttgatgcGTACTTATAGTAGTTATTTTGTTTGTTACGAGCAAATAAGATGGTTGTTtatttgaagtttttaaaagagtATTTAGGTTTTGATCAAAATCAATTATGTTAGCTTATAATTTCATCTTGAAAAATGCAAGTGGGTACAAGTTAAGGCTTGGGCACAAGCAGTCTTTCTCATGTGCAGTGGAGTCTGTTCCGTTGCATGTCCCTGAAAAAAATTCTTGTGTAATCAAGGCTTATCTTATTAAGAAGGTCGTGCAGGATCTTAAGAAAGAAGTGGAAGATTATAGAATAAATACATATAGTTTTCTTGTTAGTGCATGCACTTATGTGCTGGTTTCTTTCATGTATGTACCTATAGCTTGTCTCAGTGCTAATATGGCTCGTATATAACGGTTGTTTTGATATCTGTACATATTGACCGTCTCAGTATTGGTACACAAATCTTTGTAAAATTGCTAGTCGAAAAGGCCTGTTAAAAGTTCCATTTATGCAggaaaacaatggaaaaataggttattTCAGTCATCAATGCGgatacaaaaaaatgtcaagATTTGTTTATCCTTTGCCTGTAACATCTGGAGCTTTAAACGATGAACGTATAAGGATATACAAGGGTTTAATTTTGCTGACAGCTACACGGACCACAATATGAAAACGTTTTGTACCTGTTTTTTGTgtaatttgtatacccgttgccttcatcgtatagatcttgaaacgctgatcaagaaaatatataagcGGTTAgaaatattggggtttaaaggttttttttgatgacatcatatttatctatttatcgAATTGGTTTCTGTTTTCTAAGAAATTCAGAAGTTACTGGGGTACCATATATCTTGTtattaaaaagtatatttctTTAGAACCTGTGGAGCAAATCACCACGCCCAACGTTGTGAGTGGTAAATATGTACCCCCTTCATTAAAACGATCCAATATGATGGGGCAACCAGTAAAGAGAAGACCCGGTGTCCCACCGGATATTAAAAGTCAAAGTGCTTTCCCAACTTTGGGCGCAGCAAATGAAGATCTTGGGTAAATATGTATTTGTGTTAAAAACGCTTTCTGTATAAGCAACATCTGTAACATGAGGCTGAAATCCTTTAAAGCTTATCTCCCACTTGaaaacaagttgatttcatATGAAAGAACTTGGGAAGTTGTGtaggaatctttttattttttgaaaaatctttattggtTTTCAAGATTGTTGAATGAAAAGttccactaattatgcatgactaATTATGCATAAGTGAGGTTGTATATTTAACGGTTTTACCAAGATATGTTGatgtaaattatgttttcagcCATTTATATTTGGAGCACATTAAAATGGAtattaatatattatatattaattcaTTACAATTATAATGAATAAAAGCAATTATCTTTCAGCATCAGGAAGATTATgtcataattttgcataattagtgaatcttCCAAGTCCAAAATCTTTCACAGTTCTTTCACATGAAACCACTTGTTTTCAAGTGGAAGGTTAGCTTTAAACAACAAACTAACTTGTAAGCAACAGCTAGCCTGTCAATAACAACAGGGTTAAGAACAGCAATAGTAAGCGAGACAAtccttgttttcaaaataagttTCATACGgcaaaattgattaaaaaaaaagcgCAGCAGTTAAGTAACAGTTGAAGCTGTAAAAGAGAGAAACTTTATGTAACATTGACCCTTACTTCCATTTGCTGTTGCTTATACAAAAACGTGTATTCCTTTCATCATTTTACAATAAGACCTGCATACAGATTGTACTTGAAACGTGTTAGATTTGGGTCTTACGTTAAACGATTGTGCCAATACATTATTCAAAGgcgttttttgttgttttttttgtttgtagaaCTGGTAAAACACCTAGTGATTTTGAAGTTGTGAAACGTGGTGTACGATCAAATGATGCACGTTTAGACGATACAAAACCGAATTTGGATCTTGGAAATCGTTACGACGGTCTGCGTAGCTGAAACATATATAACGCAACTCGGACATGATTTAGCTTCAGTGTAAACAAGGAAGGAAGTTTGAAGATGTTCAATCCGGTAGTTGGGGTATGTCAAATGAATGGATAAACATTTCTGAGCGATAAAGAAATGATtgaattagtaaaaaaaaaatcagttatatatcttttttatttaactaagtAGCTATGTAATGTTTAATACAATATTTGggtcattcttattttttttaaaaaaatagacttATTCTAGCGTTCAGATTATCTGGTACAACCTCAGAAGTTTTCGCGAGCCTATTTTTTATAACGCACTATTAATGAGAATTGGAATTCATAATGTCAAATTGTTTGTTATGatttcgtaatgatgaagaaattCTGTTAAATCTCTTgatttctttgttgttgttgtcgtttttaattaaattaggGATTTCTTTTTAGTCCTTTTAAATTCACGCGGGATTTTTTATGATTACATGACAACTTATGTGTATGGTTAGTAGCAGCATCCAACACATCCTCATTGCAAAGTAAAACCATAACATTAGAAATACAATCTCCAAATTATTTGCCGCAATGATGACATATTTCGTTTTCTCATCCGGTTTTCTCTATTCAAGACGTGCGTTAATGGTTAAATTTAAAGATTagtaaaaatcttttgtttttaagctGTTCCGCTTACTCGAGCTGGACAATTTGcacattttaaaatgaattttaacaTTTGCTTATTTGGATCTCACAACCTCTAATATTTCAAGGCTTTGTCTTTTTGTAAAAGCGACCTCGTCCGTTAAGATATTCCCTTTAAAGAAAGCTACGGATCAAAGTTCTTAAGAAATTGATTTATTCTTAACGTTGCATAGAGCTGGAAAATCAAATTGCTGATGTTTGAGGGTACCTAATTTCGCGGatcaaaaaatattacatttcaagGGTATCGAAATTTGCGGTAAAAATGTTATGAGGTAAAAATGTTATCTAATATTGTTAACCTTTTCTTAACGAAACATTCACAAAAACACAATCTTAATGACCGCAATTCGATAATTCTTTTACTTGTAAATAAAAATGCTTAaccttttttctcattttaatttttgtgattttttcgtGGGTGTTAATATTTTTCGCAAATGCTATGTTAAAGAAACTTTGCAACAACCTAAGCTTTATATTTGGACGGTCGTCCAAATATACAAtgcctaacaagtcctggggacgatgTTTACTTTGCAAGTACAGTTGACTCCCTCTAATTCGAATCTCTATAATTCAaatatttctataatttgaACGAGTGCTCAGTCACCGTCAGttttccttaagaaactcttatactaaactttctataattcgaacagtTTTTTAGTCCCTTCAGCACGATTCTCTCCTTAATTCGAATTTTAGTGTGTTAACAGGGCTTAGACAAATTCGAATGCTTTTCTAAAGTTTTCTAAATTGTCTTTCgaacgttattttttaaaacgttgGTCTTTCTACGTTTTTCACTTCTTAATTAAAAATGGCCAAGAGACAAGATGAAAATGGACATTCTGATAGCAAAGGTCCAACAGCAAAACACTTGGTGATGCAACTCGTATTGTCGAAAGAGATTGTCTCTCCAATGTAAAGCAATCAAATATTCaacagtttttcaaatacaGTTTCTGTTTTGTGTAAACTACGAAAATAAAGATTGAATGAAACTTGAATTGTGTTTTCTTGATATTGAAATTAACGTAATTTCTCTCTGTAATTCGAATTTTCACTCTCTGAAGCTGCAAGTTCGAATTACAGAAACTTTCTATAATTTGAAtctctctataattcgaactAAAATTTTTCCCCGTGGGAATTTGAATTAGGGAGAGTAAACTGTACTTAATTTCGCGGGATTTTCTCAATACCCGTGAAATTTCATACGGTTAGGTAATGCGTTCCTTAGTGTAAAAGCAATGTTTCAATTAAATTGGTTATTAGGTTGTgagtatgcaaaaaaaaatcaagaaaatttttaaccacAATGTCTTTACTAGTAATAATCACTGCTCCTAAAGTTTCTCCACGGTCATGTGTTATATTTATACGCGCTTTTTCTAATACACCCAGTTGTCTAAGCCAATTTTGTTCCCAGTACTGTTACCGACGCTATGCTGCCGTCAGATACACAGAAAGTGCACTGATGCGCAACGCAGCGAGACTTGTGAATTACTCTTTTCTAAAATGCACGATTTTCGACACTGAAAGGGTTAAAGAATAAATACATAGTTCAGTCGGTAAAGGAACAGCATCTAAGCATCAGCGAAGcaactcaaaaatgaaaacacctaACCAAAAACGGAGTAACTTCaaacattttaagaaattaCTTACAAAGAATAGCTTATGCGTGCATTGTATCCagtacaaaaacaaaatccatgcaAAAGAAATTCACAAATTCTACCTTCTTTTTGAAAAGAAACTTTAACTCAAATTTTATTCATCTAACTTTTGTATCCTCTCGGACGTTGAAAAATAGCAAAAaccgcaacctcgtccccaggttttttttttgcctttttaacaTTGAGGCCGTctagtaagcgctagcggctttgacatcaggcaacaaaccctggggatgaGGATACAAATACCGGCGAAATAAATTAGTCGAAAAAGATTAGTCGAAAAAAGTGGAGaaaaaaagtcagtaaaataTTTTGGCCGGTTTATTTTTGACAGATAAAGTAGCAAGACatacccaacctcgtccccagggtcttgtagccccagagccgttattacggactggccgctatcaacttcatcaacaaggtaaAATGCTAGGGGAACGAGGTTGCAACATACCCACTAAATAAAACATACAATTACAAAACTGTTAATGTCAATTCCGCTGTCTTCCATTCCAAGTTTGTTTTACACAACACTTTATGTCTTCACGAATACAATGAAAAGTAAGGAAAAAATGATAAATGCACTACCACAAACCCTCACACCgcctaaaaaagaaaacatgaagtttgttattaataaaattttgcgttatttttttttgtcaaagaagagtttttatttcttatcacATTTTACTGTTTACACcctttttataaacaataaaaaatcattGTCAAGGCTTGATGATTCTTAGCAACCACGTCCCCagagcatcttgtatcttttctaacatcaggacggcgatacgaacatggtcGTTGTCCCGgttttaaaaaagagacaaaagacgctgggaacgaggttggtttcTTAGGTGTCTCGTTTTCTCTGTTTTAGCTGTTGCTTACTTGCTGCTTGTTGGCTATTTACTTCGAAAGAACATATTCACGTGATTCACGAGATTGCTCAGTTAGAAGCTGGTCCGTCAACCCAAATCAAACAAGAAAAGTCTCAGAAACTAGCCCCTAGGCATAATTTATCAGAGAGCTAAAAAGAATGGCTGGATACAAGTCAAGTTTACCGCAAAAACTAATCTACGTGAAAATTCtccataaataatttttttttctcgttCTCAAAGAAGTGGCGTACAaattcaacctcgtccctatTTATAATGTTACGTCCTGATATAAACACCTAAAAATTCCTAGGGAAGAGGTTGTTACAGACTCAGTATTTGGCGTACAATTTTTAAACAGAGTGTCACATTTTAGAAACGGTACAGATAACCCACCACTTCACTTGTTATTTGTACATGCACCGACTCAAAATTTAAAACTGTTTGCAGTGGACATATCACCTTAAGGTTGGCTATTTGGCTACCATGCTCTTCAAAAATTATTGGAATAAAAGCTTAATTTCAATGACCATACTCACAATAATGATTTGCGGTGTTCACAtacttttgctgacgtcagcatggtcTATATTCTCGATTTCCTAGATCTTCGCGGGCCGTCGCGTTTATTTCTCCATTATGCAAACATAGCATAAACTACGACTACCGCGTTTTTAACGTTCCGTACCCGACCTATACATCAATAGAACTTTTGCAGCACTTCAGTCACGAAGCATTCGTCAGGCGATAtcgttattaaaaaatgaacagAATTGTAGATTCAGATATTGGAACGATGTAATATCGGTATAGCAGCTTTTCCTTCATTTTGTGATACAATCCGCATTTATATAGACGAACGTCCCCTTTGCGCATACAAAAACTTCTGCAGTTTATTGATTGTGCAGTATTGCTTAGTTAGAGGTGTGCAGTGACTTTACAACACAACCTCGGCCCCAAAAAATTTTACCGTGTCAATAATTTCGTTAGTAAAATGCACCGTGGGGGAGAATTTGATAATCCTGGGACCGAGGTTGATTATAATCAAAAGCAAGTTTTACTTACTGTTTGTACTCTGGCCAGGTTCCCACGCTGGATCTGAGTAAAAGTTTGAACATTCAGGAAAACCAGATGGTGGCGTAGCTGCGCGATCTTCAGCTTCAGAAAGAACCATCGCCATTCCATTTAGAGAATGCACTTCAATGTGACAATGCATAAACCACCTTCCTGGATTGTCTGATCGTATTCTGATAACAGCGTAGCCTCCAGTTGGTATAATCAGTGTATCTTTGCGTGGTGGATTTTTCAAATTCAATCCAGGTACTTTTCCATATTGCCAAGATTCATTTTTCCATCTTGCGTCGTTACAATACAGTTTAGATCCATTACATTTGATGTCAGCCGATAGTTGTTCTCTATCTTTCAGTAGCGCTCCAGTCGTTCTATTTTGTGGGAAGTAATCCATTTTCAGCACATAGAAACTGTGCCCGTGTAGATGTATGGGATGTGACCATCCAGCACCCTTGCCAACATTCAGCCACACCATCTGAATCGTCTTGCCGTACTCTACCTTCAATTCATAATGGCAGTCGCAGATTTTATCTTCGCCGCAATCTTTATTTTTACACTCGTATTCTCCAACCCCTTTTCCTCGTCGTGTGAGCGAATTGATGCCTGGAAACAAAAATTTCCTCCCATTGACCGCACCGGGCGTGATCGAATTTTCACCGGGAAAGGCGAAATTTAGGAAATGTTCTTCACTGTCATTTTTAATAAACGATGGCACTTTGTCATTGCTGTTGGCGTTTTGTAAATCTGACATTAAAATGCAATTGATGTTTTCACCTTCAGGAAAGTAGCGAAAAGGAcaattgatgacgtcacagggAGAGCTGCTTGAGCATGCCCTCCTGACTGATGTTGGTTCACTGGCCCTCGCTCCACTATATCGCAGAATAGCTTTGGATGTGTGTTCTACCTCACCTTTctattaataaaaacaacaatttaaagAAATGTCTTGTGTtaccaaaatataaaaaaattgtatattttaaaataatgctACAATTCCAAGCATTCAATCAatgatataaaagaaaaattggcactctaaaattattaaattaaacGTATCTTCGAGATATAGCTATGGAAATATGGAAAGCAAATAAAGGTGTTTAAACCTCCTCTTGACATTTTTAACATCCTTACTTACGCACTTCCTGCGATCTTTGTCCCCAGGATCTTTTGACCCTTAAGCCGTTATAACAGAGCCGTTATAATGATTATCATAAGGGCAAAAGGCTCTTGGAACAAGATTGTACTTGTTccgcaaaacaacaacaacaatattttaccAACCTGGATAACTTCGATGCTGTCAGAACGTATCCAATAGTTACCGTCAGATTTATCAGCTTTGAGAAGAAAATCAAATCTTTCTCCTGGGTTTATAATAAAAGATTCGACAACCCTGGGTTTTAAGTCATATCCATCTGAAGCCATTACGGTTAAGTCGTGTTGATCAACAGATATGCGAAGTGGATAGATCGTACCGGTGTGAATCACTCGAAATCTGTAGCTCTTGCCAGGTGTTACATTGTACATAGTTAGTGGTGTTTCCGTCTCCTTTCCTTAAATCCATAAACTGgcatttaaaataattcttgAAAAAGACAACCCCAAATCAGAGTAGTTTACCGGGAAATGAGGTCCCTATTAAAGCAAATTCAAACTATCGTACTCACAGAACATAAGAAATGGTAGAGGAAAAAGGACTTAAAGTTACGTGTAAAATTATCGTGTTTTTTTTACGCATCATTAATTTCCGATTTGCCTGCATTGAAACAGCTCTgtgtattataatacccgtatacgtctgtctgtcacgcaaaatgttaatcgcagtagcgagacatacgaaatgcggtaaataaaggacgggcaacaAAGTGGATTTATTCACGGGTCACAGACTAGTGTGTGTTATCATGCTATAGTggtcaatttttaaaaagtggagaaaattcatttttttgtgttttaattttctaaTGTTTTCAAAGGTGGAGAAAAAACATCGTGGAAATAACAGAATAATCTTTAGCATGGTTCACTTACTTGTGTCAGGGTCCATGTATCTTCCTTTTCCCTCAATTAATCCGCTAACCCAGGGTACATCAGAAAACATTCCACCATCCAAAGTTTTTGTCGTTTCATATCTTCTGTTCTTTCGAAAGTTGCCGTACATCATTTTCATGTAGACCTTTCAAGtagacaataaaaaattaacacaaacaaacaaacaaacaagataaATAAAGAATTGACAAAACACGTTATGAAAGCCCAATAATAATAGTGCACATGCGCTAGTTAGAATTTGGGCTATAAGTCAATTTTGGACTAAACTTTAAAGAATAGCAACCTTTATCCCATgtttattttctctttattttaaaGGGGTAGACTGATaccttatttaaaaagtaaaaatcagTAGGATTAAGGTTGAAACAACGGGAAAGAAAACATATTATCGGGGATATTAAAACAGAGTtcgttaaaataaataaactaactAATAAATTTCttgataaaaaatgttgtggacaattttaaaattttattcacaGGGGAAAAAGTTTATTTGAAATGAATACTTTAGTCACGATACTATAGCACCCTCGTCCCAAGGGTTTTTCGCCTTTTTGATTTCAAAACTTaatataaaaatgcaaaaataacctggggacgagggttgATGTTATAGATGTGTAGAGACCTTGCGAAACGAGAGCGAGGGCTCTGCAATGACGTTCCTTATAATAAAAGTCACGTGGAAAAGATTGATTATGACTAACTGAACAAAAGCAACGAcgggaaaaaagcaaaaaagaataTGGCTCCTTTTGAATACTGCAAAAAATacgaaattgacaaaaaattgagaaaaagcCAAATAACAAATAAGACTTATAAAGATGCTTGTTTTCGCGTTTTTGcttgcttttaacagtagtTCATATGCGATTTTTAACTCTTTAAAATAATCTAACGCTTTgctcataaattaaaatggttCTTATAGTCCAATAAAGAAAGAACAGTAGATTTGTTTTTGGAATAACTACCCTAATTTAGCATGCgtattatacaaaatataatttctgTCGTAGATGGACACGTTTTTCTTTCGTTGTCTCTATTCATTTATAATTTATCTCAGTAACACACCACAAAAGCTTCCCCCCCCTGTTactgtagttaaaagtataaaaaaaatgctgaaaaatAGCTTGAACTAAAGTTTGAATTTGTTTCAGAATCCTTAACATCACTATCAACGCTCAGCACAGTAACACGGGTACGCTAGTAAGTGAGTAACAGGAAGTTTTTTCGCGTTTG from Hydractinia symbiolongicarpus strain clone_291-10 chromosome 12, HSymV2.1, whole genome shotgun sequence encodes the following:
- the LOC130622159 gene encoding protein CDV3 homolog, encoding MSDEEEHSLDSFFAKKDKSKKPKKKKKVKSSETTETQSETQIRKSQVDDWADFEEEKEKDYSSLKIQDLQIMEENAKEELEEVNCDDDDEDTEKKTAEQTIWNVQTTAPSTHHTEPVEQITTPNVVSGKYVPPSLKRSNMMGQPVKRRPGVPPDIKSQSAFPTLGAANEDLGTGKTPSDFEVVKRGVRSNDARLDDTKPNLDLGNRYDGLRS
- the LOC130621834 gene encoding LOW QUALITY PROTEIN: uncharacterized protein LOC130621834 (The sequence of the model RefSeq protein was modified relative to this genomic sequence to represent the inferred CDS: deleted 1 base in 1 codon) — its product is MRLCVFLIALSSAVSSQKTYECSPEREKCEFTLFIQEKLTMIYGKNLVKGLKGELFKFDEWPSNKTLNVPVDQVVTVDGVNRMVIAVNETIPGPALVVYEDQTVTVNVHNYLLSDAVTIHWHGLHQRNTDFMDGVGYITQCPIGAGILSQYFPYKFKASPKGTFWYHSHVGAQRTNGVFGAFIIKEKPKAGVKPPEDMIMTVMDWHHYTSEEVYMKMMYGNFRKNRRYETTKTLDGGMFSDVPWVSGLIEGKGRYMDPDTRKETETPLTMYNVTPGKSYRFRVIHTGTIYPLRISVDQHDLTVMASDGYDLKPRVVESFIINPGERFDFLLKADKSDGNYWIRSDSIEVIQKGEVEHTSKAILRYSGARASEPTSVRRACSSSSPCDVINCPFRYFPEGENINCILMSDLQNANSNDKVPSFIKNDSEEHFLNFAFPGENSITPGAVNGRKFLFPGINSLTRRGKGVGEYECKNKDCGEDKICDCHYELKVEYGKTIQMVWLNVGKGAGWSHPIHLHGHSFYVLKMDYFPQNRTTGALLKDREQLSADIKCNGSKLYCNDARWKNESWQYGKVPGLNLKNPPRKDTLIIPTGGYAVIRIRSDNPGRWFMHCHIEVHSLNGMAMVLSEAEDRAATPPSGFPECSNFYSDPAWEPGQSTNSGVRVCGSAFIIFSLLFIVFVKT